From the Pirellulales bacterium genome, one window contains:
- a CDS encoding PQQ-binding-like beta-propeller repeat protein: MSSIGLAAAVFMSVCTGVAAADNWPQFRGPGAAGVAATDTAVPDEWTSTKNVAWRTALPGRGWSSPVVWNGQVFLTSVVNAGEDVPAQRGLYFGGEQKEAAETEHTWKVFCVDLETGKLLWDKTAHAGAPPAPRHKKNSYASETAATDGKRLYIYFGQVGLFCYSLDGELLWEQKLEPLKTRLGWGTGASPIVYEDRVYVCNDNEQESFLQCLDAATGKEIWKTTRDEKSNWATPFVWKNNQRTEIVTAGSKAVRSYDLQGAELWQIGGMSSITVCTPFAVGDLLYVGSGYVMDKNKPLCAVRPGGSGDLTLGADETSSEAIAWCQKQGAPYNTTPLVYQGHAYSCLDRGVLACFDANTGEERYRERLPNGRAFTASPVGAGGKVYCLNEFGTTFVVAAGPEFKVLHENVLDEEVFLATPALAGNRLLVRGETSLYAIEEGRELTPQP; encoded by the coding sequence ATGTCGAGCATCGGGCTGGCGGCCGCGGTGTTCATGAGCGTGTGCACCGGGGTTGCAGCGGCCGACAATTGGCCTCAATTTCGCGGCCCCGGTGCGGCTGGCGTGGCCGCGACCGATACGGCGGTGCCCGACGAATGGACCTCGACCAAGAATGTCGCCTGGCGCACGGCGCTACCGGGCCGGGGTTGGTCGTCGCCAGTGGTCTGGAACGGCCAGGTCTTCTTGACCAGCGTCGTGAATGCCGGAGAAGACGTGCCCGCGCAGCGCGGGCTGTACTTCGGGGGCGAGCAAAAGGAAGCGGCCGAGACGGAGCATACCTGGAAGGTGTTTTGCGTCGATCTGGAAACAGGCAAGCTGCTGTGGGACAAGACGGCGCATGCCGGCGCGCCGCCGGCGCCGCGTCACAAGAAGAACAGCTACGCTTCGGAAACGGCGGCCACCGACGGCAAGCGGTTGTATATCTACTTTGGCCAGGTCGGTCTGTTTTGCTACTCGCTCGACGGCGAACTGCTGTGGGAGCAGAAGCTCGAACCGCTCAAGACGCGCTTGGGCTGGGGAACCGGCGCCTCGCCGATCGTCTACGAAGACCGCGTCTACGTCTGCAACGACAACGAGCAGGAATCGTTCCTGCAATGTCTCGACGCCGCGACGGGGAAGGAAATCTGGAAGACGACCCGCGACGAGAAGAGCAACTGGGCCACGCCGTTCGTCTGGAAGAACAACCAGCGCACCGAAATCGTGACCGCCGGCAGCAAGGCCGTCCGGTCCTACGATTTGCAGGGCGCCGAACTGTGGCAAATCGGCGGTATGTCGAGCATCACCGTGTGCACCCCGTTTGCCGTGGGCGACTTGCTCTACGTCGGCTCAGGCTACGTCATGGACAAGAACAAACCGCTGTGCGCCGTGCGCCCCGGCGGCAGCGGCGACCTCACGCTCGGCGCCGACGAAACTTCGAGCGAAGCGATCGCCTGGTGCCAGAAGCAAGGCGCGCCGTACAACACAACGCCCTTGGTCTACCAAGGTCATGCTTACTCGTGCCTTGATCGCGGCGTGTTGGCCTGTTTCGATGCCAACACTGGCGAAGAAAGGTATCGTGAGCGGTTGCCCAACGGCCGCGCGTTTACGGCCTCGCCGGTCGGAGCCGGGGGCAAGGTTTACTGCCTGAATGAGTTTGGCACCACGTTCGTCGTCGCCGCCGGGCCCGAATTCAAGGTCCTGCACGAGAACGTGCTCGACG
- a CDS encoding MMPL family transporter, with amino-acid sequence MQLRGLADIYLRFRWLLALLVVGVTACAVVGVSRLSFDDSPLNIFRTEKADFALLQDVFDDFGSDDRECVVVVESPRLFTPEGIAALRRLIAEFKAQPVVDAVRSMDDVVLVRPGELLPTSLLPRPDAPQADYERARGEALAHPMLAGQVLADDGQTTLLLVSLKGQSLTVREVQQGIAAVRGAIERAQIPAELAQVRLTGVPSIRYEIFASIRRDSKLFVAIGVTISFAMATALFRKLWPVMIVAAPPILASFWTMGLLGLLGIQVNVINTVLPTMVMIVGFTDSMHLMVDILHSVRGGSSNRDAARLAIEHLLPACALTSFTTAVGFGSLAIAGAEVIRNFGLVCAAGSVMAFGAVLSLVPLLASIAPAGALSRGPDYEKSDLITHGGLIVIRWVTAHAKPVAALGIALTALLGLISTWLVPSNKLTESIPKWSESYQALVHCDRTLGGTLRAFVLVRWNDKLSLASPEVLRAFDDVDRLLRQDPGVHYPLSIRNVLEALPGPEGDLAARVPLLKSVPQDIRQQYLREDLHEALMTVHLQDLGSSRHEATFRRLEDKLAKLQRAHPGVELQLTGTVVVASRNINQMIADLTNSPGLAALVIFGLMTALFRSWRLGLVSILPNVFPMFATATMLVAARQPLQLTSVITFTICLGIAVDDTIHFVNRFQRELAVDGDVRAAIERAFMAVGTAIAMTTIVLLTGFLSVCLSDMPTSRLFGTLGCLAISSAVIGDLIILPALLTCFARRPQHVAPPTPEAVAAEPPQRPAVSASGVS; translated from the coding sequence GTGCAGCTTCGCGGTCTGGCCGACATCTATCTGCGGTTTCGCTGGTTGCTCGCCCTGCTGGTCGTGGGCGTCACCGCTTGCGCTGTGGTCGGCGTGTCGCGGCTGTCGTTTGACGATTCGCCGCTCAATATCTTCCGCACCGAAAAGGCCGATTTTGCCCTGCTGCAGGACGTGTTCGACGATTTCGGGTCGGACGACCGGGAGTGCGTCGTCGTGGTCGAGTCGCCACGGCTGTTCACGCCCGAGGGAATTGCCGCACTGCGGCGGCTGATCGCCGAATTCAAAGCGCAGCCGGTCGTCGACGCGGTCCGCAGCATGGACGACGTGGTCCTGGTACGGCCCGGCGAACTGCTGCCCACCTCGCTGCTGCCCCGGCCCGACGCGCCGCAGGCCGATTACGAGCGTGCCCGGGGCGAGGCGCTGGCCCACCCGATGCTGGCCGGACAGGTACTGGCCGACGACGGCCAGACCACGCTATTGCTGGTCAGTCTCAAGGGGCAATCGCTGACCGTCCGCGAAGTGCAGCAGGGCATTGCCGCGGTGCGCGGCGCGATCGAACGGGCGCAGATTCCGGCCGAGCTGGCGCAGGTCCGGCTGACTGGGGTGCCGTCGATTCGCTATGAGATCTTTGCTTCCATTCGTCGCGACAGCAAGTTGTTCGTGGCCATCGGCGTGACGATTTCGTTCGCCATGGCGACGGCGCTGTTCCGCAAGCTCTGGCCGGTGATGATCGTCGCTGCGCCGCCCATCCTGGCGTCGTTCTGGACGATGGGGCTGTTGGGCCTGCTCGGCATCCAGGTGAACGTGATCAACACCGTGCTGCCGACGATGGTGATGATCGTCGGGTTCACCGATTCGATGCACTTGATGGTCGACATTCTGCATTCGGTGCGCGGCGGCAGCTCGAACCGCGATGCCGCGCGGCTGGCGATCGAGCACCTGCTGCCGGCGTGCGCCCTGACCTCGTTCACGACGGCCGTGGGATTTGGTTCGTTGGCGATTGCCGGCGCCGAGGTGATCCGCAACTTCGGGCTCGTGTGCGCGGCGGGTTCGGTGATGGCGTTTGGCGCAGTGCTTTCGCTGGTGCCATTGCTGGCCAGTATCGCTCCTGCCGGAGCGCTGTCGCGCGGGCCCGATTATGAAAAGAGCGACCTGATCACCCACGGTGGCCTGATCGTGATTCGCTGGGTCACCGCGCATGCCAAACCGGTCGCCGCGCTGGGCATCGCCCTGACGGCGCTGCTCGGATTGATTTCGACCTGGCTCGTGCCCAGCAACAAGCTGACCGAGAGCATTCCCAAGTGGAGCGAATCGTACCAGGCGCTGGTCCACTGCGATCGCACGTTGGGCGGGACACTGCGGGCATTCGTGCTTGTCCGCTGGAACGACAAGCTCTCGCTTGCCAGTCCAGAAGTGCTGCGGGCCTTCGACGACGTCGATCGGCTCTTGCGCCAGGACCCAGGCGTGCATTATCCGTTGTCGATCCGCAACGTGCTCGAGGCCTTGCCCGGACCCGAAGGCGATCTGGCGGCGCGGGTACCGCTGCTGAAGAGCGTGCCGCAGGACATCCGGCAGCAGTACCTGCGCGAAGACCTGCACGAAGCCCTGATGACCGTGCATCTGCAAGACCTCGGCAGCAGCCGGCACGAGGCGACTTTCCGCCGGCTCGAAGACAAGCTGGCCAAACTGCAGCGCGCCCATCCAGGAGTCGAGTTGCAACTCACGGGAACCGTCGTTGTGGCCAGCCGCAACATCAACCAGATGATTGCCGACCTGACGAACAGCCCGGGCCTGGCGGCCTTGGTGATCTTCGGGCTGATGACGGCATTGTTCCGCTCGTGGCGCTTGGGGTTGGTCAGCATCCTGCCAAACGTGTTTCCGATGTTCGCCACGGCGACGATGCTGGTCGCGGCCCGGCAGCCGTTGCAATTGACGAGCGTGATTACCTTCACGATCTGCCTGGGTATCGCGGTCGACGACACGATCCATTTCGTCAACCGCTTTCAGCGCGAATTGGCCGTCGACGGCGACGTGCGGGCAGCGATCGAACGGGCCTTCATGGCCGTAGGGACAGCCATCGCCATGACGACCATTGTGCTGTTGACCGGGTTCTTGAGCGTGTGCCTGAGCGACATGCCGACTAGCCGATTGTTCGGTACGCTTGGTTGCCTGGCCATTTCCAGCGCCGTGATCGGCGACCTGATCATTCTGCCGGCGCTGTTGACGTGCTTCGCGCGGCGGCCGCAGCACGTTGCGCCGCCCACCCCGGAGGCGGTCGCCGCAGAACCGCCCCAACGCCCTGCCGTGAGCGCTTCGGGCGTTTCTTGA